Within Dysgonomonas sp. HDW5A, the genomic segment GAAACTGCTCCAAGGTTCAAGTTCTGAATAATAAAACGCATCTGCCTGCGGACGAACCTGAAAAATGACAGCATTGATGCCTGCTGACTGAAATTTATCGAGCATATTACTAAAATAGGCCTTCATCTGGGCACTATTCATCGTCTTATACTGTCCCTGCCAAGCGGTTTGAATCCATGCTCCTCTAAATTCTCTTTTAGGATATTGAAGATCTGTATAACTAAGCTGAGGCTTCTTACTTCCACAAGAAGACAGGATAAGCCCTATTAGCAAAATAGTCAATAGATATTGATATCTGAAATACCTTTTCATTACTTATTATTGATGATTTTTAATTTTGTTTTGCAAAAATAGAATAATTAATGCGAAGACTAAAGCTTTTGAGCAGTAAACAAAAGATAATCTAAATCTTAACCTTCATTATAAGGCTAATTTATAATTTTTACGATATATATTATATCACTTTTCTTACTTTTGTAAAATTCGAACATTACAATTTCATAGATTATGATGCCTGAACAAATTTCCGAGATAATAATCATTGCCCGATATATTTTAATCGCCCTATCTGTTATAGGAGTTATAGTACTTGCCTTTGGTATATATCAGCGTAGAAGAAAACTAATAGAAAGAGGTGCATATATGCTCATCCTCTCTATAGTACTGAGTATTTGCGGATACCTGATCTACGAAAAAACGAAGCAACGAAGTTCTGAAATGCTACAAAATACATATATCACTTACTGACAAAAGAATGAGATACAATATAATCCTATACATAGTACTCTTCTTCGGATGGAGTTTTACGTCTTGTGCACAGGAATCCGAAAAAATCAAAATCGGAGTAATGAGCGATCCCCATTATCTATCGGAACAATTGATGGATAGAGGTTCAGCTATTCAAAATGCAGTAAATACAAGCGGAAAAGCCATATCGGATGTACCCCAGATTTTAGACCAGGTATTAGCCGATTATCTCAATAGCGACATAGAGGTATTGCTTATTCCGGGGGATATGACCAAAGACGGTGAAAGACAGAGCCACATCGATTTTGTAAAAAAACTGCAACCTCTTATTGACAAAGGGATAAAGGTATTTGTAATACCCGGAAATCACGATGTGAATGTACCTCGTCCGCTGAAATATGAAGGAGATAAAACATATCCGACTGAAAATGTAACTCCCATGCAGTTTAGGCACATATACGCAGATTGCGGCTACAACAGAGCACTCAAACGAGATACTGCATCACTAAGCTATGTAGCCCAACTGAATGACAAGACTTGGCTGCTAGCTATCGACGGTTGCCGCTATAAAGAATATACTACATCAACCATTTCTTCGGGACAGATACCTAGAGAAACCGAGCAATGGATTATGGGTGTAATGAACGAAGCCGAACAAAATGACATTCAGGTAATAGGCATGATGCACCATGGCTTGGTAGAGCACATTATGTTTCAGGCAACGTTTTTCAAAGATTACGTCATTAATGACTGGCAGAGGCTTGCTCCCCTTTTTGCAGATTCAGGCATGAAAGCCATTTTTACGGGACACTTCCATGCTAATGATATCACCGAATACAGATCGCCACGAGGCAATAAAATCTACGATATAGAAACCGGTTCGCTTTGTGCTTATCCGTTTCCTTACCGCTTTGTTGAATTGGACAGAAAAGGAATGACGATTTCCACGAAAAATGTAAATGCAATACCTAATAATCCCAATTTGGCGGAAGACAATAAAGCAATCATGCAAGAACGCGGGCGATATATAGCTATGAATAAGCTTAAATCTATGGGGATGAAGTTACCTGATTCAACATTATCGCTAATGACTGACATGATCGGCAGAATATTTGTCATGCATCTAGCCGGAGATGAGATAGTGGACGAAGAGTTAAAAAAAACAATGAAACAGTTGTCTCAGGAACTCGACTCGTCTGTTCCTGTGCCGATAGACAATATCGAACTGGATTTTTACCCTGCTGATAACAATGTAAAAATAACATTCTAAGGACATTGCAGTACGCACAAATAATCTGCTGATTACTAAAATTGTTCAAGATATATCGTTCTATAATGTGAATTGATTAACTTTGCTAATCAATAAGTAAAGTTTAACGCTTATTGCTATAAAAACATTCACTATTTACATGGATAAAAGGTATTATAATCGGTACAAATCTTTACTCGAAAAGTTAAATTACACCTACAAAGGGTATAATGTTAAGCATTTGGTTCCGGGTTATTTTACATTCCTGTTTAGTGACGATGCTATTTCGGCACGAGATGTCTTCAAAGAATTTTATATCGGAACTCAGATTACCGATCTAGGCAAAGTACTTGATAGTAAATCTAATTCAGTAATATCGTTCCTTATCGACAGGGACGACTATAAAGATCTGGCTAATTCGGTAAAAGCGATTTATCCCGATTCATCAATTGTTAAACTTTCAGGGCTGCCTAATAAGAAAGTTTCATTTCTGAGTTTCTCTTACATCAGACATCTACTTAAGGCAACTAAGCTCATTTTCAAACGCTCAATCAAGGAGTCTTTTATGACCAAACTATTTCTGGTTGGCTTGATTACGAAACTGTTTAACCAAATACATGCACTCGAAAAAACCTCATGTCCCGAAAACATAAAAAGATATATTTGTTTCAATGCAGCCTATAAAGAAGAAAGCTTGCTTACCCTTTATTTCAAAAACAGGGGAATAGAAACCATCTCTATGCAGCACGGTATTTTCTGCGATTTCAAATTGATTATACCTTTCGACTACATCAACTTCGACAATATGATTGCCGACAAACTTTTGTGTTGGGGACAATCTACTGTCGATTATCTGACTTCAAAAGGAATAGACCAATCGAGACTGATATTAATAGGGAATCCGAAATACAAGGATTTAACGATTGAGCACGTAGACCAATCTTTCACCAAATGCCTCGTTTTATTGGGTCGTGCTATCTACATACCCTCCAATGAAAAGTTACTTTTGCTATTAAAAGAGTTTAATAAGAAACATAACAACAAAATATTGTACTATATAAAAAAGCATCCCTTTTTGATGGATGTGGAGCATAAATCATTTGCCAGTATTTCCGACAATATGATTTTTCTCGGGCGGGAACATTCCGTACAGGAGGTTTTGCGATCAGACATGGTCAACTTTACCATTGCCGTCAATACAACCGCTTATTATGAGTCGTTAGCATTGGGCAAAATTTCGTTACGATGGTCTGAATCTGAGAACGAAGAGTTTATCGGTATGGATGATAAATTTGTAAACTTATCGGAATTTGAATCCAAACTAAAAGAGTTTAGCGAGAAACCCGAAACGGAAGTAAGACAGGAAATGAAAGATATTATTAAGTATGTATTTAATCCGGAATTGACATGATAGATATAGTAGATTGTACCCTTAGAGACGGGGGATATTATACAAATTGGGATTTTGACGGAAACCTGACTCTCAATTATTTTCAGGCAATGGAAAAACTACCTGTTTCATACGTTGAAATCGGATACAGATCTTTAGTTCACGATGGTTACAAGGGAGAGTACAACTATTGTCCCGACTATATATTAGAATATGCACGTCAGCAAATGCCTACTAAAAAAATAGGTATTATGCTGAACGAAAAAGAAGTGAAACCCGAAGATCTGGATAAGCTCCTATCTTCGTGCAAAGGCGTAATAGATGTTGTACGGATGGCTGCTGACCCTGCCAACATAAAACGTGCAGGAGAAACCGCAGCACGCATCAAAGCGATGGGCTTCGAAATGGGCTTCAATGTCATGTATGTTTCTAAATGGATGACCGAATATCCCGATTTCATGACCGAAGTAGCCAACCTTAATGGTAAAGTGGACAGTTTCTCTATGGTTGATTCTTACGGAGGTATATTTCCCGAAGAAGTCGAAACCATTACCCGACATCTTAGAACGGTGCTTCAATGCAAAATAGGATTTCACGGACATAACAATACTGAATTGGCTTTTGCCAATACATTGGCTGCCATAAAAGCGGGTTGTGAAATTATAGATACGACCATTACGGGAATGGGACGAGGTGCAGGTAATATGAAAACTGAACTACTGCTGTCCTACCTATCTTCGAAAGAAGGTGTAGCACTAGATTTCAACAGCCTAAGCACAACAGTTGCAGATTTTGAACGCTTGAAAGAAAAATACAGTTGGGGAACCAATCTACCTTATATGGTTTCGGGGTTCAACTCACTTCCTCAAAAAGATGTAATGGATTGGGTAACTCGCCGATTCTACTCGATCAATAGTATTTTGCAAGCTCTACACAATATGAAGGATAAAAAGGGTGATAATCTGAAACTACCTATCTTCAATGCCGAAAAATCACATTTCGACATTGCTCTTATAGTTGGTGGAGGTCCTAGCGGTGCAACTTGTGCAACAGCAATTAAACAACTGATAAAAAAACAAGCTGATAAAAAGGTTTGTATTATACATGCCAGCAGTAAAAATGCAGGTTATTATAATGATATAGATATTCCTCAGTTTTTCTGTCTGGTAGGAAACGAGGGACACCGTTTAGAGAAAGTATTTGCGAACTTCGATCTTAATAAAATTTCGTGCGTTCTCCCCTCTTATCCACGTAAGATGG encodes:
- a CDS encoding metallophosphoesterase — protein: MRYNIILYIVLFFGWSFTSCAQESEKIKIGVMSDPHYLSEQLMDRGSAIQNAVNTSGKAISDVPQILDQVLADYLNSDIEVLLIPGDMTKDGERQSHIDFVKKLQPLIDKGIKVFVIPGNHDVNVPRPLKYEGDKTYPTENVTPMQFRHIYADCGYNRALKRDTASLSYVAQLNDKTWLLAIDGCRYKEYTTSTISSGQIPRETEQWIMGVMNEAEQNDIQVIGMMHHGLVEHIMFQATFFKDYVINDWQRLAPLFADSGMKAIFTGHFHANDITEYRSPRGNKIYDIETGSLCAYPFPYRFVELDRKGMTISTKNVNAIPNNPNLAEDNKAIMQERGRYIAMNKLKSMGMKLPDSTLSLMTDMIGRIFVMHLAGDEIVDEELKKTMKQLSQELDSSVPVPIDNIELDFYPADNNVKITF
- a CDS encoding aldolase catalytic domain-containing protein, with the protein product MIDIVDCTLRDGGYYTNWDFDGNLTLNYFQAMEKLPVSYVEIGYRSLVHDGYKGEYNYCPDYILEYARQQMPTKKIGIMLNEKEVKPEDLDKLLSSCKGVIDVVRMAADPANIKRAGETAARIKAMGFEMGFNVMYVSKWMTEYPDFMTEVANLNGKVDSFSMVDSYGGIFPEEVETITRHLRTVLQCKIGFHGHNNTELAFANTLAAIKAGCEIIDTTITGMGRGAGNMKTELLLSYLSSKEGVALDFNSLSTTVADFERLKEKYSWGTNLPYMVSGFNSLPQKDVMDWVTRRFYSINSILQALHNMKDKKGDNLKLPIFNAEKSHFDIALIVGGGPSGATCATAIKQLIKKQADKKVCIIHASSKNAGYYNDIDIPQFFCLVGNEGHRLEKVFANFDLNKISCVLPSYPRKMGTYIPQQLVDKSFELKEVTFSTLYKDSHTALALQTAIELAAKDIYIAGYDGYDGLINENERILTSENEYLLSQIVKTRPDIEIATITATKYQGVKNLSVYRLLID